CAGGGGCGGCGGGGCTGTCTTGAATGTCCGCGAGTTCGTTCCCGCTCGACCATGCCAGGTTTTCCGAGGCTGCCGTTTCGCCGGCGTTGTAGTCGGCGCCTCCGACCCGGTCGACCATGGGGGTAATCGTAGTCCGCGGCGGCCGTCTCAGGTCAGGTGGCGGTTGCGCCAGCGGGACAGCCGACCGCTCGGCGACTGAATCGCCGCCATCACCGAGCTCATGGACGATGCCACCGACTTGGCGTGTTCCTGCGGTTGCGCCGCGGGAACCGGCGGCGCGTCACCCACCCACCAGGTTGGCGACAACAGCGCCGACGTCACCGGGATCGCCCGCTCGACGCTGGCTCGACCCCATCGGTAGGCGCGGTCGATCGCGGTGGTCGACGGGGCCAGGTTGATCGGCGACAGGGTGGGTTCGTAGCGGACCAGGTGGTCGGCATAGGGCAGGTTGCGCAGCATCTGCAGCTGGATCGCCTGCAGGATCGGGGCCAGCCACAGATGTCGCGAATCCCATTGCGGGTGAAAGCAATCGAACGCGAGATAGCAGGCATTGCGGGTCCCGAGCTTGCCGTCGCGGACCTGCTTCCACGCCAGCTCGACCGGTACGTTGCTGGCCGCGCCGCCGTCGACGAGTGCCGCGATCTCCCGCTCGGCGAACAAGTCCTCCAGCAGCGGCAGCATCCGGGCGTCGCTCGTCTCGTGATGCAGCACGCCGGGGATCGCCGAGGAGAACGAAGCCGCGTCGAGGACGTCGAAATCGAGTGCCGGATCATCGCCGGAGATCACGATCGGCTTGACCACCCGCAGGTCGATGAACGCCGACACCTGCCACATGCGCGCCGCCACCACCGGGCCGATACCGATGGGGCGGAAGGGAATCGAGCGCCCTTGCAGCGCCGCCAGCTCGGGGCGGCGAAACCGCGAAGGCAGTGCGGCGTAGGGCTGCCGGCGAACCCCGGCGACCACCACGTCGAACGGAATCGCCAGGTCCGACATCCGCAGCCGCTCACCGTCTTCCCTGCTGAGCAGGGCGTGCGCGAACTGGTCGAAGCGCAGCGTGAACAGGCCCGCCATGCCGTGGCGGCGACGGACCCGCTCGGGTCCCAGGATGGCGCGGTAAGAAACCGTCTTGGCCCAGGCCACGTACTCCTCGATCGGCACCGGCAATTCGCGGGCCACCAGGCTGCCGATGATCGACCCGAACGACGAGCCGATCATGTAGTCGGGTAACTGGCCGGC
This genomic stretch from Mycobacterium paragordonae harbors:
- a CDS encoding patatin-like phospholipase family protein gives rise to the protein MDIPFADVLLGRFGPRRGRHVPEFDLTPALEDLEDPETKATDAALDTVDLPSADPALLLQKMENRLVRNHLANPDVLSDEELRRLRYILNFARLADFEPGVAGPGGSRGRGDISVGAEIGPWRSRVVDALFAPLREEPDQIKALTAARELLAGLTQDQDDQRQVLIDRHRNDFSAAELDAEVGYKKLVTVLGGGGGAGFVYIGGMARLLEAGQLPDYMIGSSFGSIIGSLVARELPVPIEEYVAWAKTVSYRAILGPERVRRRHGMAGLFTLRFDQFAHALLSREDGERLRMSDLAIPFDVVVAGVRRQPYAALPSRFRRPELAALQGRSIPFRPIGIGPVVAARMWQVSAFIDLRVVKPIVISGDDPALDFDVLDAASFSSAIPGVLHHETSDARMLPLLEDLFAEREIAALVDGGAASNVPVELAWKQVRDGKLGTRNACYLAFDCFHPQWDSRHLWLAPILQAIQLQMLRNLPYADHLVRYEPTLSPINLAPSTTAIDRAYRWGRASVERAIPVTSALLSPTWWVGDAPPVPAAQPQEHAKSVASSMSSVMAAIQSPSGRLSRWRNRHLT